One Epidermidibacterium keratini DNA segment encodes these proteins:
- the fbaA gene encoding class II fructose-bisphosphate aldolase — MPIATPEIYAQMLDRAKEQGFAYPAINITSSETINAAIKGFADAGSDGIIQVSTGGAEFGSGLGVKDMVTGAVALAEFAHVVAAEYDVNIALHTDHCPKDKLDGYVRPLIKISQERVADGGNPLFQSHMWDGSAVPLEENLQIAQELLAECQKANIILEVEVGVVGGEEDGVENAINEKLYTTDDDYLKTAEALGTGDKGRYLLAATFGNVHGVYKPGNVKLRPDVLKTGQEVVAAKLGTGDKPFDLVFHGGSGSLLEEIREALSYGVVKMNIDTDTQYAFTRPIAGHMFTNYDGVLKVDGDVGNKKVYDPRSYMKLAEAAMSARVVEACENLLSAGTSLSK, encoded by the coding sequence ATGCCCATCGCAACCCCCGAGATCTACGCGCAGATGCTGGACCGCGCTAAGGAGCAGGGCTTCGCCTACCCGGCCATCAACATCACCTCGTCGGAGACCATCAACGCCGCGATCAAGGGCTTCGCCGACGCCGGTTCCGACGGCATCATCCAGGTCTCGACCGGTGGCGCGGAGTTCGGCTCCGGGCTGGGTGTGAAGGACATGGTCACCGGCGCCGTCGCGCTCGCGGAGTTCGCGCACGTCGTCGCGGCCGAGTACGACGTCAACATCGCTCTGCACACCGACCACTGCCCCAAGGACAAGCTCGACGGCTACGTCCGCCCGTTGATCAAGATCTCCCAGGAGCGTGTCGCCGACGGCGGCAACCCACTGTTTCAGTCGCACATGTGGGACGGCAGCGCCGTACCGCTCGAGGAAAACCTGCAGATCGCCCAGGAGCTGCTCGCCGAGTGCCAGAAGGCCAACATCATCCTCGAGGTCGAGGTCGGCGTGGTCGGCGGCGAGGAAGACGGCGTCGAAAACGCGATCAACGAGAAGCTCTACACAACCGATGACGACTACCTGAAGACCGCCGAGGCGCTCGGCACCGGCGACAAGGGTCGCTACCTGCTCGCGGCCACCTTCGGCAACGTGCACGGCGTCTACAAGCCCGGCAACGTCAAGCTGCGCCCCGACGTACTCAAGACCGGCCAGGAGGTCGTCGCGGCCAAGCTCGGCACCGGTGACAAGCCGTTCGACCTGGTCTTCCACGGGGGCTCGGGCTCGCTGCTGGAGGAGATCCGTGAGGCGCTGTCGTACGGCGTGGTCAAGATGAACATCGACACCGACACCCAGTACGCCTTCACCCGACCGATCGCCGGGCACATGTTCACCAACTACGACGGCGTGCTCAAGGTCGACGGCGACGTCGGCAACAAGAAGGTCTACGACCCGCGCTCCTACATGAAGCTCGCCGAGGCCGCGATGAGCGCGCGCGTCGTCGAGGCGTGCGAAAACCTGCTGTCGGCGGGTACGTCGCTGTCGAAGTAA
- the ssd gene encoding septum site-determining protein Ssd — MKLQSSRIEPTERAERAERAEQTAASTALVVTADERLRERVHRILAATGRAMLSATAAEADERWSEADVVLVDVASAAAVADLDPPRRERVYLISDGPVPESAWRECVAIGGLDAVDLDEHAHWLVEQISAPARPVAHGRVLGVTGACGGVGASTTTAALALAATQVELKVLVVDADERGGQLDLLLDGAHPGLGWGDLQQLTGRVSGEALRSAITTFGDIPVVTTGREQPPCEIPFDALRTVVAAGAGAFDLTLLDVPAYADIADIAAICDLLAVVTTSDARGGLSLRRWRERHEELDAIVAARTPHRHCLPTDAFTDLAGDSADVVWLSEIRRSAERFGRSRPGVVPRDRIVDDAVSLITVVGL; from the coding sequence ATGAAGCTGCAGTCCTCACGCATCGAACCGACCGAGCGGGCCGAGCGGGCCGAGCGGGCCGAGCAGACGGCGGCGAGTACGGCGCTCGTCGTCACCGCCGACGAGCGGCTGCGCGAGCGGGTGCACCGAATCCTCGCCGCGACCGGCCGCGCGATGCTCAGCGCGACGGCGGCCGAAGCCGACGAACGCTGGAGCGAGGCCGACGTCGTACTCGTCGATGTCGCCTCGGCTGCGGCGGTCGCTGACCTCGACCCGCCGCGGAGAGAGCGGGTCTACCTCATCAGCGACGGTCCGGTCCCTGAGTCCGCGTGGCGGGAGTGCGTCGCGATCGGGGGCCTGGACGCGGTCGATCTCGATGAGCACGCGCACTGGCTCGTCGAGCAGATCAGCGCGCCCGCGCGGCCGGTCGCGCACGGTCGCGTGCTGGGAGTGACCGGCGCCTGTGGCGGCGTCGGTGCGTCGACGACGACGGCCGCCCTCGCTCTCGCCGCAACGCAGGTTGAGCTGAAGGTGCTGGTCGTCGACGCCGACGAGCGCGGCGGGCAGCTCGACCTCCTGCTCGACGGGGCGCACCCCGGGCTGGGGTGGGGTGATCTGCAGCAGCTCACCGGTCGCGTCAGCGGCGAGGCGCTACGTTCGGCGATCACCACCTTCGGTGATATTCCGGTCGTCACGACGGGGCGCGAGCAACCGCCGTGCGAGATCCCGTTTGACGCACTGCGCACGGTGGTCGCAGCGGGCGCCGGCGCGTTTGACCTGACCTTGCTCGACGTCCCGGCGTACGCCGACATCGCCGACATAGCAGCGATCTGTGACCTTCTCGCCGTCGTGACGACCTCGGACGCCCGCGGCGGACTGAGCCTGCGGCGCTGGCGCGAACGTCACGAGGAGCTCGACGCGATCGTCGCAGCCCGCACGCCGCACCGCCATTGTCTGCCCACCGACGCGTTCACCGACCTCGCCGGTGACAGCGCGGACGTCGTATGGCTCAGCGAGATCCGGCGCTCGGCGGAGCGGTTCGGGCGGTCGCGGCCCGGCGTGGTGCCCCGCGATCGGATCGTCGATGACGCAGTCTCTCTCATCACCGTGGTCGGGCTGTGA
- a CDS encoding TadA family conjugal transfer-associated ATPase, translating to MNPRFAGTIEEVRRELAADPERATPEQIADLVRSHTHGLISDRDLYDVLSATHAEVGGAGPLEPLLGDPQVTDVLVNGPRSVWVDRGAGLERTSVDLGDDDAVRTLAQRLAARAGRRLDGANPWVDVTLPDGGRLHAVISPISSAGALISVRTMRRRQLGLDALVAGGLPAEVVDLLVEIVRSRLSFLVCGGTGSGKTTLLSMLLEYADPAERVLVVEDADELRPDHPHTVKLLSRPPNIEGSGEITLRTLVRQSLRMRPDRVVVGEVRGPEIVELLMALNTGHRGGAGTIHANGVHDVPARIVALASLADLSPAAVTVQMSAALDVLVHVDRGPDGVRRVAEIAVIAEEHGRPLVRTVWDLRDGFTADAALLDARLTGGIGS from the coding sequence ATGAACCCGCGCTTTGCCGGCACCATCGAGGAAGTACGCCGCGAGCTCGCTGCCGACCCCGAGCGCGCGACGCCTGAGCAGATCGCCGACCTCGTGCGATCGCACACGCATGGGCTGATCAGCGACCGAGACCTCTACGACGTACTCAGCGCGACGCACGCGGAGGTGGGCGGCGCGGGGCCGCTAGAGCCGCTGCTCGGCGACCCACAGGTGACCGACGTACTCGTCAACGGACCGCGTTCGGTCTGGGTCGACCGAGGCGCCGGACTCGAGCGCACGTCGGTCGACCTCGGCGACGACGACGCCGTGCGGACGCTCGCCCAACGCCTCGCCGCCCGCGCAGGGCGGCGGCTCGATGGCGCAAATCCGTGGGTTGACGTCACGCTGCCCGACGGCGGCCGGCTGCATGCCGTCATCTCCCCGATCAGCTCGGCTGGAGCGCTGATCTCGGTGCGCACCATGCGCCGTCGCCAGCTCGGCCTCGACGCACTCGTGGCCGGCGGGCTGCCTGCAGAGGTCGTCGATCTGCTCGTCGAGATCGTGCGCTCGCGCCTGTCGTTTCTGGTGTGCGGCGGCACCGGCTCGGGCAAGACGACGCTGCTGTCGATGTTGCTGGAGTACGCCGATCCGGCCGAACGCGTGCTCGTGGTCGAAGACGCCGACGAGCTGCGTCCGGATCATCCGCACACCGTCAAGCTGCTGTCGCGCCCACCCAATATCGAAGGCAGTGGCGAGATCACCCTGCGTACGTTGGTCCGCCAGTCGCTGCGGATGCGCCCGGACCGGGTCGTCGTCGGCGAGGTGCGCGGCCCGGAGATCGTCGAGCTGCTGATGGCGCTCAACACCGGACATCGCGGCGGTGCGGGCACGATCCACGCCAACGGCGTCCACGACGTGCCGGCGCGCATCGTCGCGCTCGCCTCGCTCGCTGACCTGTCGCCGGCTGCAGTCACGGTTCAGATGAGCGCGGCGCTTGACGTGCTGGTGCACGTCGACCGCGGACCGGACGGAGTACGCCGGGTCGCTGAGATCGCGGTTATTGCTGAAGAACACGGCCGACCGCTCGTGCGCACGGTGTGGGATCTGCGGGACGGGTTCACCGCTGATGCCGCGCTGCTCGATGCCCGGCTCACTGGGGGTATCGGCTCGTGA
- a CDS encoding type II secretion system F family protein: protein MGALGDSQLWTLSDNRMWALVAALGACAIALWPGRTVRAAARRPRARSLLSTARLTRPHTKRAAIVAGAGLGAAGGLFAGPLPALALAIAGSTAAQAIFGALQARSLGARRAADVETLQSLADELRAGQDIAAAMTVAGDSADSALAPGLRAAGAAVRFGADPGPLLTTESDSPHATRLAALYSLAQARGVPLADAVDDLAALGRAQLAAERRMRSLLAGPNATAVLLCLLPVFGLVMGEAIGASPIAYLTGSIGGGLVLIAGVVLASVGALWTQALVARARGAG from the coding sequence ATGGGGGCTCTCGGCGACAGCCAGCTGTGGACTCTCAGCGACAACCGGATGTGGGCCCTCGTCGCGGCGCTCGGCGCGTGCGCGATCGCTCTCTGGCCGGGGCGCACGGTCCGGGCAGCGGCCCGTCGTCCGAGAGCACGCTCGCTGCTCTCCACAGCGCGGCTGACCCGACCGCACACCAAGCGCGCCGCGATCGTCGCCGGTGCTGGGCTCGGAGCCGCGGGCGGCCTGTTTGCCGGGCCGCTGCCGGCGCTCGCCCTCGCCATCGCGGGATCGACCGCGGCACAGGCGATCTTCGGCGCCCTGCAGGCACGGTCCCTCGGCGCTCGCCGCGCGGCAGACGTCGAGACGTTGCAGTCGCTGGCCGACGAGCTACGGGCCGGGCAAGACATCGCGGCAGCGATGACGGTCGCCGGTGACTCTGCAGACAGCGCGCTCGCCCCGGGACTTCGGGCGGCAGGTGCCGCCGTCCGGTTCGGCGCCGACCCGGGACCGCTGCTCACCACCGAGTCCGACAGCCCGCACGCCACCCGACTTGCGGCGCTCTACTCGCTCGCGCAGGCGCGCGGCGTACCCCTCGCCGACGCCGTCGACGACCTGGCCGCCCTGGGACGCGCCCAGCTTGCCGCAGAACGCCGCATGCGTTCCCTGCTGGCCGGCCCCAACGCGACCGCAGTGCTGCTCTGCCTGCTGCCGGTCTTCGGTTTGGTGATGGGCGAGGCGATCGGCGCGTCGCCGATCGCCTACCTGACCGGCTCGATCGGCGGCGGCCTCGTGTTGATCGCCGGGGTCGTGCTCGCCAGCGTCGGCGCGCTCTGGACCCAGGCGCTGGTCGCTCGCGCGCGAGGTGCCGGATGA
- a CDS encoding type II secretion system F family protein, with amino-acid sequence MSAVALFLLGAALWALPGVRRTALPLGPSLPVATRSSRSRSIPKPMLAGLLGLAVALTVGGTGGAVAGTVAAAIALLLLRRSASAAAAQAARDQPDLDGALTVAALLLRSGSPPAQAMVDATRVFPIPAAATFAKTQRLIALGHPPVRAWQEAARDSAIRPIASAAVRSSASGAALAEAWSALARQARADRESRAEVRAQRTGIAVLAPLGLCFLPAFVCIGVVPIVVGLAGDIFG; translated from the coding sequence ATGAGTGCCGTCGCGTTGTTCTTGCTCGGGGCGGCCCTGTGGGCGCTGCCCGGCGTACGTCGCACCGCGCTCCCGCTCGGCCCCTCGCTGCCTGTCGCGACACGGTCCTCACGGTCGCGCTCGATACCCAAACCCATGCTGGCAGGACTGCTCGGACTCGCCGTCGCACTCACTGTCGGCGGGACCGGCGGTGCGGTGGCGGGGACGGTCGCGGCCGCGATTGCACTTTTGTTGCTTCGGCGCAGTGCGTCGGCAGCCGCCGCGCAGGCCGCGCGCGACCAGCCGGATCTCGATGGCGCGCTCACTGTGGCAGCGCTGCTGCTGCGGTCGGGTTCGCCGCCGGCGCAGGCGATGGTCGATGCCACTCGCGTATTTCCTATCCCGGCAGCAGCCACGTTTGCCAAGACTCAACGGCTCATCGCCCTCGGTCACCCACCGGTGCGCGCCTGGCAAGAGGCGGCGCGCGACTCCGCCATCCGGCCCATCGCGTCGGCGGCGGTGCGGTCGAGCGCGTCGGGCGCAGCGCTCGCCGAGGCGTGGAGCGCACTCGCTCGCCAGGCACGTGCCGATCGCGAGTCACGCGCCGAGGTGCGCGCCCAACGCACCGGGATCGCCGTACTCGCCCCGCTCGGGCTGTGCTTCCTCCCGGCCTTTGTGTGTATTGGCGTCGTCCCGATCGTCGTCGGGCTGGCCGGCGACATCTTCGGCTGA
- a CDS encoding DUF4244 domain-containing protein produces MTQRMLAWSRRIRHVYLLLVGVLLAPLRGRHREAGMTTAEYAVGTIAAAAFAAILYQVVTGDSIVSALGNLIARALASL; encoded by the coding sequence ATGACACAGCGAATGCTCGCCTGGTCACGCCGGATCCGGCACGTCTACCTGCTACTGGTCGGCGTACTGCTCGCGCCACTTCGCGGCCGGCACCGGGAGGCGGGGATGACCACGGCCGAGTACGCCGTCGGGACGATCGCAGCAGCGGCGTTTGCCGCGATCCTCTACCAGGTCGTCACCGGCGACTCGATCGTCAGTGCACTTGGAAACCTGATCGCCAGGGCGCTGGCGTCGCTATGA
- a CDS encoding TadE family type IV pilus minor pilin codes for MTRRWRREHGMVTAELAVAIPAAVFVVAALVAGVVGVGGQLRCIDAAREAARAAARGESDAVVQQIAAEVAPDGATVTISGGDDTVTVVVRATYSPLGGRLGEFTLVGEATARREPTAGGGADEGPAP; via the coding sequence GTGACCAGGCGCTGGCGGCGCGAGCACGGGATGGTGACCGCCGAGCTGGCGGTCGCCATCCCGGCGGCGGTGTTCGTAGTCGCCGCGCTCGTGGCGGGCGTGGTCGGCGTCGGCGGACAGCTGCGGTGCATCGACGCCGCCCGCGAGGCCGCTCGAGCCGCAGCACGCGGTGAGTCTGACGCAGTGGTGCAGCAGATCGCAGCCGAGGTCGCGCCCGACGGTGCGACGGTCACGATCAGCGGCGGCGACGACACCGTGACCGTGGTGGTGCGAGCGACGTACTCACCGCTCGGTGGCCGGCTGGGTGAGTTCACGTTGGTCGGTGAGGCGACCGCACGCCGTGAGCCGACCGCCGGTGGCGGCGCGGACGAAGGGCCAGCACCGTGA
- a CDS encoding Rv3654c family TadE-like protein, giving the protein MTALDTQADDPVSAAQFADNPIPTWPAIPPLPPDKRWLLTPVHVVDAPWPVAEPPDSGELRQPTKRPRRGVIDDERGSSTVIVAGLIALLCIVGVAVLTIGMARAARHQADAAADLAALAAASALLDGSAEPCTAANEVAARNGATLAGCAIEGQTVRVNVTVAVNLGRWGIGQAGARARAGPVDVMPTG; this is encoded by the coding sequence GTGACTGCCCTCGACACCCAAGCCGACGATCCGGTGTCGGCAGCACAGTTTGCCGACAACCCGATCCCGACGTGGCCGGCAATACCACCGCTGCCGCCGGACAAGAGGTGGCTGCTCACGCCGGTGCACGTCGTCGACGCGCCCTGGCCGGTCGCCGAGCCTCCGGACTCCGGCGAGTTGCGGCAGCCGACGAAGAGGCCTCGACGTGGCGTCATCGACGACGAGCGCGGGAGCTCGACGGTGATCGTTGCCGGTTTGATCGCGCTGCTGTGCATCGTCGGGGTTGCGGTCCTGACGATCGGGATGGCGCGCGCGGCGCGGCATCAGGCCGATGCCGCAGCGGACCTTGCGGCGTTGGCGGCGGCGAGCGCACTGCTCGACGGATCGGCCGAGCCGTGCACTGCGGCAAACGAGGTGGCGGCACGCAACGGCGCCACCTTGGCTGGCTGCGCGATCGAGGGTCAGACCGTGCGAGTCAACGTGACTGTTGCGGTCAATCTTGGGAGGTGGGGTATCGGACAAGCAGGAGCGCGCGCCCGCGCAGGTCCCGTCGACGTCATGCCGACTGGCTAG
- a CDS encoding type II toxin-antitoxin system VapC family toxin yields MIVDASAVLAVLQREDGWERIAQALLDAPSRMSVANWLEAAIVVDSRSGLDRDGFGNTIESMGIDLEPVTAEQAHVARSAYRRFGRGSGHPAKLNFGDCFAYALSVLSGEPLLYVGDDFAATDVEAALA; encoded by the coding sequence GTGATCGTCGACGCTTCTGCCGTCCTCGCGGTGCTCCAGCGCGAGGACGGATGGGAACGGATCGCACAAGCGCTGCTGGATGCGCCATCGCGGATGTCGGTCGCCAACTGGCTGGAAGCTGCGATCGTTGTGGACAGCCGATCCGGCTTGGATCGCGATGGCTTCGGCAACACGATCGAGTCGATGGGCATTGATCTTGAGCCGGTAACCGCCGAGCAGGCTCACGTTGCTCGCTCGGCCTATCGGCGCTTCGGCCGCGGCAGCGGCCACCCCGCGAAGCTCAACTTCGGCGACTGCTTCGCGTATGCGCTGTCTGTGCTGAGCGGCGAACCGTTGCTCTACGTCGGCGACGACTTCGCAGCGACTGACGTAGAGGCAGCGCTCGCTTGA
- a CDS encoding type II toxin-antitoxin system VapB family antitoxin encodes MSLNIKNDRVHDLAREAARVTGGTLTSAIEEALVLLLRERGVDPDQADRERRLARIMEFSAQFLAAPVATTAPREIADLYDESTGLPR; translated from the coding sequence ATGAGCCTGAACATCAAGAACGATCGAGTCCATGACCTTGCGCGCGAGGCCGCTCGCGTAACAGGCGGGACGCTGACAAGCGCGATAGAGGAAGCTCTCGTGTTGCTGCTTCGTGAGCGCGGCGTGGATCCCGATCAGGCCGATAGGGAACGGCGACTCGCACGGATCATGGAGTTCAGCGCCCAGTTTCTCGCGGCCCCGGTTGCGACCACGGCCCCGCGAGAAATCGCCGACCTTTATGACGAGTCGACCGGGCTGCCGAGGTGA
- a CDS encoding GMC family oxidoreductase, giving the protein MTGYDVIVVGAGGSGAPLAARLSEDPSCRVLLLEAGPVPGSVAAFPRELLDPASLAGAVPGHPNNWSYLAQLTPELAYTVARGRIAGGSTALNGAYYVRPRRADLDEYAALAGVQWSYDECLPAMERAERDLDFGGLSGHGVHGPLPIVRRAESDQHPITAAFAAASRELGFVDETDKNGEQRPGVGMVPMNVADGRRVNTAMAYLYPNLDRPNLAVRGEAQVRRVLLRGTRAAGVELVGGESLWADEVVLSAGAIGSPHLLALSGLGPPEELVAAGIEVVVGLPGVGKGFSDHPEVFVQWTTRRGARLPRPATALEAALNFNSTDSTADGDLELMPLLRPTSALLGIGGGEYAGLRRLAARPVAAVRSIAGMSLRRTASQLAHKHELAVIAAVQRAQSRGSITVTSADPSVAPRLDYHYLEQVDDRRRMREAVRAGVQLLRSPAFGELLGSVTDLDGSTLEDDAALDAWARTHLATAIHACGSCAMGADPEAGAVVDGYGRVHGIDGLRVGDTSILPFAPSRGPAASAVLVGERMAELIRADAN; this is encoded by the coding sequence GTGACCGGGTACGACGTGATCGTGGTCGGCGCCGGCGGCTCCGGGGCGCCGCTCGCGGCCCGGCTGAGCGAAGACCCTTCGTGTCGGGTGTTGCTGCTGGAGGCCGGCCCGGTGCCGGGGAGCGTCGCGGCGTTCCCGCGGGAACTGCTCGACCCGGCCTCGCTCGCCGGCGCCGTACCCGGGCACCCCAACAACTGGTCCTACCTCGCGCAGCTCACCCCGGAGCTGGCCTACACGGTGGCGCGCGGCCGGATCGCCGGCGGATCGACCGCGCTCAACGGCGCCTACTATGTGCGCCCGCGCCGCGCCGACCTCGACGAGTACGCCGCACTCGCCGGTGTTCAGTGGTCCTACGACGAGTGCCTGCCGGCGATGGAACGCGCCGAACGAGACCTCGACTTCGGTGGGCTCTCGGGGCACGGCGTTCACGGCCCGCTGCCGATCGTGCGCCGTGCCGAGAGCGATCAGCACCCCATCACTGCGGCGTTTGCTGCCGCTAGCCGCGAGCTCGGTTTTGTCGATGAGACCGACAAGAACGGCGAGCAGCGCCCCGGTGTGGGCATGGTGCCGATGAACGTCGCCGACGGACGCCGGGTCAACACCGCGATGGCGTATCTCTATCCGAATCTCGATCGGCCGAACCTGGCGGTGCGCGGCGAGGCGCAGGTGCGCCGGGTGCTGCTGCGTGGGACGCGGGCCGCGGGTGTCGAGCTGGTCGGCGGCGAGAGTCTCTGGGCCGATGAGGTGGTGCTGAGCGCGGGGGCGATCGGCAGCCCGCACCTGCTCGCGCTGTCGGGGCTGGGGCCACCGGAGGAGCTGGTGGCTGCGGGGATCGAGGTTGTGGTGGGGCTGCCTGGCGTTGGCAAGGGCTTCAGCGATCACCCCGAGGTGTTTGTGCAGTGGACGACCCGTCGCGGGGCTCGGTTGCCGCGACCGGCGACGGCCCTGGAGGCGGCGCTCAACTTCAACTCGACTGACTCGACGGCCGACGGCGATCTTGAGCTCATGCCGCTGCTGCGCCCGACCTCGGCCTTGCTGGGCATCGGCGGCGGCGAGTACGCCGGACTGCGCCGGCTCGCTGCACGTCCGGTCGCCGCGGTGCGCTCGATCGCCGGAATGTCGCTGCGGCGCACCGCATCTCAGCTCGCGCACAAGCACGAGCTGGCCGTGATTGCGGCCGTGCAGCGGGCGCAGTCGCGGGGGAGTATCACGGTCACGAGCGCTGACCCGAGCGTCGCGCCGCGCCTGGACTACCACTACCTCGAGCAGGTCGATGATCGCAGGCGGATGCGTGAGGCCGTACGGGCCGGCGTGCAGCTGCTGCGCTCGCCGGCGTTCGGCGAGCTGCTGGGTTCGGTGACTGACCTGGATGGCTCGACGCTTGAGGATGACGCGGCGCTGGACGCGTGGGCGCGGACGCACCTGGCGACGGCCATCCACGCGTGCGGATCGTGTGCCATGGGCGCAGACCCGGAGGCCGGTGCTGTCGTCGACGGTTATGGGCGGGTGCACGGCATCGACGGGTTGCGTGTCGGAGACACGTCGATCCTGCCGTTCGCGCCGAGCCGCGGGCCAGCTGCGAGCGCCGTACTCGTGGGTGAACGGATGGCCGAGCTGATCCGCGCCGACGCAAATTAG
- a CDS encoding DEAD/DEAH box helicase, producing the protein MTAVPWTESFLASVTTASDSPITHVEDLPPVAEAHAVWPEWVPETLRDAYQNRGIKQPWEHQVEAAELARAGDSVVIATGTATGKSLGYQLPVLSELLDDPKSKALYISPTKALGHDQLRAIGELDVDPGGAHGIRAAAYDGDTSPDDRQWAREHSRWIFTNPDMLSKGILPRHGQWHMLLRRLRYVVIDECHIYRGVFGSHVAHVIRRLRRLCAKYGAEPTFILASATARNPGEAASVLTGVSCTPVTGARAPRGRRTFALWEPPLTELKGEHDAPIRRTATAEAARLLADLIIEGRRTLVFVRSRRAAEIVTLSAQDHLREAGAGELASRIAAYRAGYLPDERRALERALSSGELLGAAATTALELGIDIAGLDAVVVAGFPGTLASLWQQVGRAGRRRDDALAVFVARDDPLDTYLTHHQEAIFDRPVEATVIDPDNRYVLAPQLACAAYELPLTDREIDELFGGETAREVLDELAEQRVVRRRPAGWFYSELEPPSLDIRGSGSTVALVESDTGQLIGTIDASAADSTVHPGAVYLHRGDTWLVDELDHDESAAFMHSEDPPYTTYSQEHTDIRLVEVLRSRSTPRADVHFVDVEVSSQVVSFQRRNPSTSEVIDQTALDLPVRQLRTRAMLWTLSQEAVDALGPPDQVAAMLPGALHAAEHAAIGLLPLIATCDRWDIGGVSTAMHPDTLRPSVFVYDGHPGGAGFAEQGFERALEWLEATRQAIEACECESGCPSCVQSPKCGNGNDPLDKRGAIAVLRLLAESLREAQ; encoded by the coding sequence TGGGAGCACCAAGTCGAAGCCGCTGAGCTGGCGCGCGCGGGTGACTCGGTGGTGATTGCGACGGGTACGGCGACCGGCAAGTCACTGGGCTACCAGCTGCCGGTGCTCTCCGAGCTCCTTGACGACCCTAAATCGAAAGCCCTCTATATCTCGCCGACCAAAGCGCTCGGGCACGACCAACTGCGCGCGATCGGCGAGCTCGACGTCGATCCGGGCGGCGCCCACGGGATCCGGGCGGCGGCGTACGACGGCGACACCAGCCCCGACGACCGGCAGTGGGCGCGCGAGCACTCACGGTGGATCTTCACCAACCCCGACATGCTCAGCAAGGGAATCCTGCCTCGACACGGCCAGTGGCACATGCTGCTACGTCGTCTGCGTTACGTCGTGATCGACGAATGCCACATATATCGGGGAGTCTTCGGCTCACACGTCGCCCACGTGATCCGGCGGCTGCGCCGACTGTGCGCAAAGTACGGCGCCGAGCCGACCTTCATCCTCGCCTCAGCAACCGCGCGCAACCCCGGCGAGGCCGCCTCGGTGCTGACCGGTGTGTCGTGTACGCCGGTCACCGGCGCTCGCGCTCCCCGCGGACGGCGTACTTTTGCGCTCTGGGAGCCGCCGTTGACCGAGCTCAAGGGCGAGCACGACGCACCGATCCGGCGTACCGCGACGGCCGAGGCGGCACGGCTGCTGGCTGACTTGATCATCGAGGGGCGCCGCACCCTGGTGTTTGTGCGCTCACGCCGCGCCGCCGAGATCGTCACGCTGAGCGCGCAAGACCACCTTCGCGAGGCCGGCGCAGGCGAGCTGGCCAGCCGGATCGCGGCGTACCGCGCGGGCTATCTGCCCGACGAGCGTCGGGCGCTCGAACGGGCCTTGTCGTCCGGCGAGTTGCTCGGTGCAGCGGCCACGACCGCTCTCGAGCTCGGCATCGATATCGCCGGACTCGACGCGGTGGTCGTCGCGGGATTCCCTGGCACGCTGGCAAGTCTGTGGCAGCAGGTCGGTCGCGCGGGGCGCCGGCGCGACGACGCGCTCGCGGTGTTCGTCGCCCGCGACGACCCGCTTGACACCTACCTGACCCACCATCAGGAGGCGATCTTCGACCGGCCGGTCGAGGCGACGGTGATCGACCCCGACAACCGCTATGTGCTCGCGCCGCAGCTCGCCTGCGCCGCCTACGAGCTGCCCCTGACCGACCGCGAGATCGACGAGCTGTTTGGCGGCGAGACCGCGCGTGAGGTGCTCGACGAGCTCGCCGAGCAGCGCGTCGTACGCCGCCGCCCCGCGGGCTGGTTCTACAGCGAGCTCGAACCGCCGTCCCTCGACATTCGCGGCAGCGGGTCGACCGTCGCGCTCGTCGAGAGCGACACCGGCCAGCTCATCGGCACGATCGACGCCTCGGCGGCCGACAGCACCGTGCACCCTGGCGCGGTCTACCTGCACCGCGGAGACACCTGGCTGGTCGACGAGCTCGACCACGACGAAAGCGCGGCGTTCATGCACAGCGAGGACCCGCCCTACACGACGTACTCCCAGGAGCACACCGACATCCGGCTGGTCGAGGTGCTGCGTTCGCGGAGTACGCCGCGCGCCGACGTGCACTTCGTCGACGTCGAGGTGAGCAGCCAGGTCGTCTCGTTCCAACGACGCAACCCGAGCACGAGCGAGGTCATCGACCAGACCGCGCTCGATCTGCCAGTGCGCCAGCTGCGCACCCGAGCGATGCTGTGGACGCTGTCGCAGGAGGCGGTCGACGCGCTCGGACCGCCCGACCAGGTGGCGGCGATGCTGCCGGGCGCACTGCACGCCGCCGAGCACGCCGCAATCGGATTGTTGCCGCTCATTGCGACCTGCGACCGATGGGACATCGGCGGCGTCTCGACCGCGATGCACCCAGATACCCTGCGCCCCAGCGTGTTTGTCTACGACGGGCATCCGGGTGGCGCCGGGTTTGCCGAGCAGGGGTTCGAGCGCGCGCTGGAATGGCTGGAAGCGACGCGGCAGGCGATCGAGGCGTGCGAGTGCGAATCGGGCTGCCCGTCGTGCGTGCAGTCGCCGAAGTGCGGCAACGGCAACGACCCGCTCGACAAGCGCGGCGCGATCGCCGTACTCCGGCTGCTCGCCGAATCGCTCAGGGAGGCACAGTGA